One region of Coregonus clupeaformis isolate EN_2021a chromosome 31, ASM2061545v1, whole genome shotgun sequence genomic DNA includes:
- the LOC121548037 gene encoding uncharacterized protein LOC121548037 has translation MEDTLLLERPQCEVILTVYMQVPLSARHTALHYCGIIENTMKRMRTAVALLCLVALCAAQKRRRTEQNSEWDYRTEAGKVNTRGCANLTLVLDNWKFAIMNKVKDLLLNDHSTVLPDYGRIPPLSDALGDLYKEFNALKERLGELTTKFEGVEGFVDDVRAGRSPYPPRAEPRPLTPEEENQNTTLTGTGEGTGTGTSTRRRHRVVVRRVKIPANGALV, from the exons ATGGAGGACACCCTTCTCTTGGAGAGACCTCAGTGTGAGGTCATATTGACTGTATATATGCAGGTCCCTCTGTCGGCGCGCCACACAGCGTTGCACTACTGTGGGATTATCGAAAACACAATGAAAAG GATGAGGACTGCGGTGGCTTTGTTGTGCCTGGTGGCTCTGTGTGCAGCGCAGAAGAGGAGGAGAACTGAACAGAACTCCGAATGGGACTACAGGACTGAGG CAGGGAAGGTGAACACTAGAGGCTGTGCCAACCTCACCCTGGTGTTGGACAACTGGAAGTTTGCTATCATGAACAAAGTCAAAGACCTTCTCCTCAACGACCACAGCACTGTGCTGCCTGATTACGGGAG GATCCCTCCTCTATCAGATGCTCTCGGAGATCTCTACAAGGAGTTTAATGCTCTGAAGGAGCGTCTTGGGGAGCTGACCACCAAGTTTGAGGGAGTCGAGGGCTTCGTGGATGACGTGAGGGCAGGAAGAAGCCCCTACCCTCCCAGAGCAGAGCCCCGCCCACTGACACCAGAGGAGGAGAACCAGAACACCACGCTGACTGGAACCGGAGAGGGAACCGGTACCGGCACCAGTACTAGACGCAGGCACCGTGTGGTGGTCCGGAGGGTCAAGATACCTGCTAATGGTGCCCTGGTCTAA